In Helicobacter pylori Shi112, the genomic window CCTGATAATTGGGGAAAAACCCTTTATCGTCCTTAAGCACTCTTAAATCCAACTCTTTGATTTGAGCGTCTGTAGTGAAGACATCTAAAGCGTTGATTTTATGGGATTCAAAACTTTTATAGCGCAAATTAATATCCATTTCATGCAAACTTCTAAAATGGAATGGATAGGCTTTCACTAAGCCTTTAAAAGCGTCCTCTCTTTCAAAAAAGTCAAACTCCGCTCCAAAATCAAAATTTGGGCTATGAAAGGCTAAATCGCTGAAAGTTTCAATAGCGTATTTTTGAGCGTCTTCTTTAGAAATCGCTAAGGAATAGGTGTTATTAAAGCCCAAAAGCCCCACCCATAAAAGATTGAATTCCTTCTCATAACGCTTTTTAATCGTTTCAAAATCCACTTTTTGAGTCAAAGGGTTTTTGAGCGTATTCACCCAAGCGGTGCCGGTATATTCCACATACAAATCAAAATCGCCCCTAATTAACGCCGGATGGATATTCATCGTCCCCCCACCAATGCCAAACGCTCGCTTGATAGGGATATGGTGTTTTTCTAACAAAAGGCTTAAAATCTCGCCCAAAATATACTGCTCGCTGCTGGGTTTTGTCGCCACGACTAAGGGTTACAAACAGAAACTAAAATCCTATAATAACCTATAAAATACTATAATTTTTGTATAGGTTATTAAGTTTTGTGTTATACTGCTTGCATGAATAAAAGAATGCTATCAATCGGTCAAGCGAGTAAGCTTTTGGGTGTAACTATCCAAACCTTACGCAATTGGGATAAAAAAGATTTGTTAAAACCTGATGAACTCACTAAAGGCGGTGAAAGGCGTTACAAGTTAGAAAGTTTAAGGCGTATCAATAGAAACGCAGTCTTTAATCAAGATGAATTAAAAACAATAGCTTATGCTAGAGTAAGCTCGCATGACCAACAAGAGGATTTAATCAGACAAGTTCAAGTTTTAGAGCTTTATTGCGCTAGATGCGGCTTTAACTATGAAGTGATACAAGATTTAGGGAGTGGCATGAACTACTATAAAAAAGGCTTAACCAAGCTTTTAAACTTAATCTTAGACAATCAAGTCAAGCGCCTTGTATTAACGCATAAAGACAGATTATTACGCTTTGGAGCTGAATTGGTATTCAGTATTTGTGAAGCTAAAGAAGTAGAAGTGGTTATCATCAATAAGGGTGATGAGAATGTGAGGTTTGAAGAAGAATTAGCCAAAGATGTTTTAGAAATTATAACCGTCTTTAGCGCTAGATTGTATGGCTCTAGGTCTAAGAAAAACAAAAAACTCTTAGATGAAATGCAAGAAGTCATAACTAACAATGTCAGCTATCTCAATCACGCATAAAATCGCTTTAAAGCCTAATAACAAGCATATTACTTACTTTAAAAAAGCTTTTGGGTGCGCTAGGTTCGCTTATAATTGGGGGTTAGCTAAATGGAAAGAAAACTACCAACTGGGTATTAAAACTAACCATCTACAGCTTAAAAAAGAATTTAACGCTCTTAAAAAATCGCAATTTAATTTCGTTTATGAAGTAACTAAATACGCCACCCAACAGCCTTTTATCCACTTAAATCTAGCCTTTAATAAGTTTTTTAGGGATTTGAAAAAAGGTTTAGTGAGTTACCCTAAATTTAAAAAGAAAAGAGAGTTTCAAGGTTCTTTTTATATAGGGGGCGACCAAATTAAAATCATTCAAACAGCTAATACTGGTTATTTAAAAATACCTAACTTACCACCAATCAAACTCACTGAAAAACTAAGATTTCAAGGCAAAATCAATAACGCTACCATCACTCAAAAGGGCGATCATTTCTATGTTTCAATCTCTTGTGGTGTTGATGAGAGTGAATACAAACGAACCCATAAACTCCAAGAGAGTCATAATAAACTAGGGGTTGATATAGGGATTAAATCCTTTGTGAGTTTGTCTAATGGCTTAAATATCTATGCCCCTAAGCCCTTAGATAAGCTTACTAGAAAGCTTGTAAGAATTAGCAGACAACTGAGTAAAAAAATCCACCCAAAAACCAAAGGGGATAAAACCAAGAAATCTAATAATTACTTAAAGCATTCTAAAAAGCTTACCCACTTGCATGAAAAAATCGCTAACATCAGACTTGATTTTTTACACAAGCTCACAAGCTCTCTTATAAGACACTCAAACTCGTTTTGTTTAGAGAGTTTGAAAGTCAAAAACATGTTTAAAAATCACAGGTTGGCTAAATCTTTAAGCGATGTTTCTATGTCTGTGTTTAACACGCTATTAGAGTATAAAGCTAAATACTCTAATAAAGAAATTCTAAGAGCTGACACTTACTATCCAAGCTCTAAGACTTGTTCTAATTGTCAAAAGGTTAAACAAGATTTAAAACTTAAAGATAGGATTTATCAATGCCTAGAGTGTGGCTTTGAATTAGATAGAGATATAAACGCTGCTATCAATCTTTTAAAGCATTTAGTAGGTAGAGTTACTGCCGAATTTACGCCTATGGACTTGACAGCTCTGTTGAATGATTTATCCAAAAATCGTTTAGCAACTAGCAAGGTTGAACTAGGAATACAACAAAAACCCTAAATTAAGAGAATTTTATAGCTCTTTATAGGATTTTATAGGTTTGTAGTAACGGCTTTTCTTCTATGGCGTTTCTAGGAATGAGCCATAAAGCGCTCGCTAGCAATAAAAAAAGGAACACCGCTAAATTAAGATAAACTTTTCTTTTTTGTTTTTTGGTAGCGTTTTGAGAAAATAGGCGTTGCAAGGCGTTTTCATGCTGAAAGACGCTCACAAATTGATCCGCTAAAACACTAAAAAGAGCAATGATCAAACTGCCCGCCACTAAAAGCGTGGTGTTTTGTGTGTTTAGCCCTCTAAAAATCGCCTGCCCTAAGCCCCCAGCCCCAATGAGCGCCCCAATCCCAGCCATCGCTACTAGCATCACCACCGCAATCCTTAAGCCCACTAAAATTTGGGGGATAGCGAGCAAGAATCGCACCCTAAAAAACAACTCTTTTGGGTTACACCCTAGCCCGATAGCGGCCTTAATCACCTCTTCTCTCACCTCTTTTAAAGCGTTATAAGTGCTATGGACAATGGGTAATAAGCCGTATAAGACCAACACTAAAAGCGCGTTTTTTAACCCCACCCCAATTAAAGGAAT contains:
- a CDS encoding IS607-like element IS607 family transposase produces the protein MNKRMLSIGQASKLLGVTIQTLRNWDKKDLLKPDELTKGGERRYKLESLRRINRNAVFNQDELKTIAYARVSSHDQQEDLIRQVQVLELYCARCGFNYEVIQDLGSGMNYYKKGLTKLLNLILDNQVKRLVLTHKDRLLRFGAELVFSICEAKEVEVVIINKGDENVRFEEELAKDVLEIITVFSARLYGSRSKKNKKLLDEMQEVITNNVSYLNHA
- a CDS encoding RNA-guided endonuclease InsQ/TnpB family protein gives rise to the protein MSAISITHKIALKPNNKHITYFKKAFGCARFAYNWGLAKWKENYQLGIKTNHLQLKKEFNALKKSQFNFVYEVTKYATQQPFIHLNLAFNKFFRDLKKGLVSYPKFKKKREFQGSFYIGGDQIKIIQTANTGYLKIPNLPPIKLTEKLRFQGKINNATITQKGDHFYVSISCGVDESEYKRTHKLQESHNKLGVDIGIKSFVSLSNGLNIYAPKPLDKLTRKLVRISRQLSKKIHPKTKGDKTKKSNNYLKHSKKLTHLHEKIANIRLDFLHKLTSSLIRHSNSFCLESLKVKNMFKNHRLAKSLSDVSMSVFNTLLEYKAKYSNKEILRADTYYPSSKTCSNCQKVKQDLKLKDRIYQCLECGFELDRDINAAINLLKHLVGRVTAEFTPMDLTALLNDLSKNRLATSKVELGIQQKP